From the Bacillus sp. FJAT-22090 genome, the window CGTTTAGAACAATTAACAGTTGAATTGAAAGCAAAGTCTGGTAACGATGGACGTTTGTTTGGTTCAGTAACAACAAAACAAATCGCAGCACAATTAGAAAAATCACATGGAATTAAAATAGATAAACGTAAAATGGAGCTTGATGATGCAATTCGTGCATTAGGTTATACAAATGTTCCAGTTAAACTACATCACGAAGTAGTGGCTACTTTAAAAGTACATGTAACAGAAGAAGCGTAAGGAGAGAGGTCAATGAGCGATCCATTATTGGACCGTGTGCCACCACATAACCAAGAAGCTGAGCAGTCTGTCATTGGAGCAATATTTTTAGAACCGCAAGCGTTAATAACAGCAGCGGAAATAGTAATGCCGGAAGACTTTTTCCGAGTAGCCCATCAGAAAATTTTCCAAACGATGCTTCGTTTAAGCGATCAAGGGAAAGCAATTGATGTTGTTACCGTAACGGAAGAACTATCTTCCAAAAAAGAATTAGAAGATGTTGGTGGTATTTCTTACATAAGTGAGATAGCAAATGCAGTACCTACAGCAGCAAACATCGGACATTACGCAAAAATTGTAGAAGAAAAATCTATCCTACGCCGTTTAATACGAGTGGCTACAACGATTGTAGAAGATGGATTTACAAGAGAAGACGAAGTTGAGGCCCTATTATCTGAGGCTGAACGAAAAATGATGGAAGTTGCCAACAGAAAAAATGCTGGTGATTTTCAGCATATTAAAGACGTTTTGGTGGAAACATATGATAACATCGAAAAACTTCATTCGAGAAAAGGCGATGTTACAGGTATTCCAACAGGATTCCGAGATTTAGATAAAATAACTGCTGGATTCCAACGAAATGATTTAATTATCGTAGCAGCTCGTCCATCCGTAGGGAAAACTGCATTCGCATTGAATGTTGCGCAAAATGTGGCAACTAAAACCGATGAAAATGTAGCTATTTTTAGCCTAGAGATGGGTGCTGAACAGTTAGTTATGCGTATACTTTGTGCAGAGGGAAATATAGATGCCCAAGTATTACGTACAGGCTCTTTAACGACGGAAGATTGGCGAAAACTAACAATGGCAATGGGTAGTTTATCGAATGCAGGAATATATATTGATGATACCCCTGGTATTCGTGTAAATGAAATACGCTCCAAATGCCGTAGATTAAAACAAGAATCTGGTTTAGGAATGATTCTAATTGATTACTTGCAGCTAATCCAAGGTAGTGGCGGCAGCCAAGCCAATAGACAGCAAGAGGTATCAGAAATTTCACGTTCATTAAAAGGACTAGCTAGGGAGCTACAAGTACCTGTTATTGCATTATCGCAGCTCTCTCGTGGTGTGGAGCAGCGACAAGACAAGAGACCAATGATGTCCGATTTACGTGAATCTGGATCGATTGAGCAAGATGCAGATATTGTTTCATTCTTGTATCGTGAAGATTATTACGATAAAGAAACAGAAAATCAAAACATGATTGAAATTATCATTGCAAAACAACGTAACGGTCCAACTGGTACAGTTACTCTAGCGTTTGTGAAGGAATTTAACAAATTTGTTAACATTGATTGGAGTCAGCATCAAGCTCCTCCAGCATAAGAAATGGTAAGAACACGAACGATAAATGTTTTATTACATTTATATGTTCGTGTTTTTACCTAATATCGGTTGACTATGAGACCATAGCTTGGTACAATTACACTGTTTGAATCAGGACATATAAAATGTCTGACGGAGGTGTTGGCAATGCCATCAGTAGTAGTAGTAGGTACACAATGGGGAGACGAAGGTAAAGGGAAGATAACAGACTTTCTTTCCGAGAATTCAGAAGTAATCGCACGTTACCAAGGCGGTAATAATGCGGGCCATACAATTATTTTTGGTGGAGAAACATACAAACTTCACCTTATTCCTTCCGGTATTTTTTACAAGGATAAAATCTCAGTTATCGGAAATGGGATGGTAGTGGATCCAAGAGCACTTGTAAAAGAGCTTAAAGGTTTACATGATCGAGGAATCACTACAGAAAACCTTCGTATTTCTAATCGTGCACACGTAATTCTTCCCTACCATTTGAAACAAGATGAAGTAGAAGAAGCACGTAGAGGTGCAAATAAAATCGGGACAACTGGTAAAGGGATTGGTCCAGCTTATATGGACAAAGCTGCACGTGTTGGTATTCGAATTGCAGACTTACTTGATTACGAAGTGTTTAAAGAAAAATTAGAGCGTAATTTAGAAGAAAAAAATAGAATGTTCGAGAAGTTTTATGAAACAAAAGGGTTCACTGTGGATGAAATTCTAGAAGAGTTTTATGGCTATGGACAAGAAATTGAAAAATACGTAACAGATACTTCAAAAGTATTAAATGACGCTTTAGATGAAGGCCGTCGTGTATTATTTGAAGGCGCACAAGGTGTTATGCTTGATATTGACCAAGGTACATATCCTTTTGTTACCTCCTCTAACCCAGTGGCTGGTGGGGTAACTATTGGTGCTGGTGTAGGTCCAACAAAAATTTCACATGTTGTTGGAGTATGTAAAGCTTACACTTCTCGTGTAGGAGATGGCCCGTTCCCGACAGAATTATTTGATGAAGTTGGTAGTCAAATTCGTGAAGTTGGTAAAGAATATGGAACAACTACAGGAAGACCACGTCGTATTGGTTGGTTTGATACGGTAGTTATTAGACATGCTCGTCGCGTTAGTGGATTAACAGATTTGACTGTTAACTCGATTGATGTATTAACTGGTTTAAAAACTGTAAAACTTTGTACTGCATACAAATACAAAGGTGAATTAATTACAGAATACCCAGCTAATCTTCGCATTCTTGCAGAGTGTGAGCCAGTATATGAAGAGCTACCAGGTTGGAGCGAAGATATTACAAAATGTAAAACACTTGATGAACTACCTGAAACTGCTCGTCATTATTTAGAGCGTATTTCACAGCTGACAGGTGTACCAATCTCTATCTTCTCAGTAGGACCAGATCGTACACAAACAAATATTATTTCTAGTGTTTGGCGTTAACAAGAAATTCTAAAACGCCCATATTTTAGAAACTGCCAAGAAGATTTTTATCTTCTTGGCAGTTTTTTTGTCGAAATATACCAAACGAATCAATTTTTAATCTTCTATTATGACAAATATAACAGAAGACTATGAGAGATTATGTATAAAATACTGATTTTTTGGTAAAAGATTAGATATAAATTGTTAAAATATTTATCGAATCATAGTAAAATAGAATATAATGGAATTATATTCAAAAAAATGGTGCTAATTATACAGTTTCTTTACAAAGCGTCCTATTTCGATACTTGATTAAATCAATTATGTTAAATTAAAAGAGCCTGAAAAAAGGAAATTAATTTTTTATGAACTTGGAAGGGGCTTTATCATGTTTTTGAAAAGAAAGAATGAAGAACAGAAGGATAATTATCTTGAGGTTCTTTCAAACAGAAGA encodes:
- the rplI gene encoding 50S ribosomal protein L9, translated to MRVVFLKDVKGKGKKGEVKEVADGYAHNFLLKNKLAVEANAAAISALEGQKKKSEKEAAEELAEAKKLKERLEQLTVELKAKSGNDGRLFGSVTTKQIAAQLEKSHGIKIDKRKMELDDAIRALGYTNVPVKLHHEVVATLKVHVTEEA
- the dnaB gene encoding replicative DNA helicase → MSDPLLDRVPPHNQEAEQSVIGAIFLEPQALITAAEIVMPEDFFRVAHQKIFQTMLRLSDQGKAIDVVTVTEELSSKKELEDVGGISYISEIANAVPTAANIGHYAKIVEEKSILRRLIRVATTIVEDGFTREDEVEALLSEAERKMMEVANRKNAGDFQHIKDVLVETYDNIEKLHSRKGDVTGIPTGFRDLDKITAGFQRNDLIIVAARPSVGKTAFALNVAQNVATKTDENVAIFSLEMGAEQLVMRILCAEGNIDAQVLRTGSLTTEDWRKLTMAMGSLSNAGIYIDDTPGIRVNEIRSKCRRLKQESGLGMILIDYLQLIQGSGGSQANRQQEVSEISRSLKGLARELQVPVIALSQLSRGVEQRQDKRPMMSDLRESGSIEQDADIVSFLYREDYYDKETENQNMIEIIIAKQRNGPTGTVTLAFVKEFNKFVNIDWSQHQAPPA
- a CDS encoding adenylosuccinate synthase — its product is MPSVVVVGTQWGDEGKGKITDFLSENSEVIARYQGGNNAGHTIIFGGETYKLHLIPSGIFYKDKISVIGNGMVVDPRALVKELKGLHDRGITTENLRISNRAHVILPYHLKQDEVEEARRGANKIGTTGKGIGPAYMDKAARVGIRIADLLDYEVFKEKLERNLEEKNRMFEKFYETKGFTVDEILEEFYGYGQEIEKYVTDTSKVLNDALDEGRRVLFEGAQGVMLDIDQGTYPFVTSSNPVAGGVTIGAGVGPTKISHVVGVCKAYTSRVGDGPFPTELFDEVGSQIREVGKEYGTTTGRPRRIGWFDTVVIRHARRVSGLTDLTVNSIDVLTGLKTVKLCTAYKYKGELITEYPANLRILAECEPVYEELPGWSEDITKCKTLDELPETARHYLERISQLTGVPISIFSVGPDRTQTNIISSVWR